A portion of the Acidisarcina polymorpha genome contains these proteins:
- a CDS encoding efflux RND transporter periplasmic adaptor subunit yields the protein MAQRKGKTKWWLWGGIVALLIVVGLAVGIVAHGSRTKIDPSRLAKVSRGDLAKSVVATGKIQPITKVELKSKASGIVEKLYVDINQIVHKGQVLAQLDQQEILAQVAAQKAQLEAATANVATYEANISQDKVNAEAPDLPMYKNTLDRNLQMEKEGVVSQQALDDANRNYLAALNKRDTARATIAVDQAKLKQAQAQVAQSRASLDQLNEQLSYTTLTSPMDGVILSRDVELGDAVSSILVLGSTATLVMTIGDIKQVYVQGKVDEADIANVYLGQPARIKVESFRDKTFNGKVTKIAPLGVEKDNVTTFEVRVSIDNSTGELKANMTANAEILVEEHKNTLIVPEQALTYDNKKNATVNVPDASAKDGQRSVPVKVGVANGSNTEILSGLKEGDTVVLVQQ from the coding sequence TTGGCGCAGCGAAAAGGTAAGACAAAATGGTGGCTGTGGGGCGGTATTGTCGCGCTCCTGATCGTTGTTGGACTGGCAGTGGGGATTGTCGCCCATGGCAGCCGGACCAAGATAGACCCGAGCCGCCTGGCTAAAGTCAGCCGGGGCGATCTTGCGAAAAGCGTGGTAGCGACCGGGAAAATACAACCTATCACCAAGGTCGAGTTGAAATCCAAAGCAAGCGGCATCGTCGAGAAGCTTTATGTGGACATCAACCAGATCGTCCACAAAGGCCAGGTGCTGGCGCAGCTGGACCAACAGGAGATTCTGGCCCAAGTGGCCGCGCAAAAGGCTCAATTGGAGGCGGCGACGGCCAATGTCGCAACCTATGAAGCTAACATCTCGCAGGACAAGGTGAATGCGGAAGCGCCAGACCTGCCGATGTATAAGAACACCCTCGACCGCAATCTTCAGATGGAGAAAGAAGGCGTCGTTTCGCAACAAGCTCTGGATGATGCCAACCGCAATTATCTTGCCGCACTGAACAAGCGTGATACCGCGCGGGCCACGATTGCTGTCGATCAAGCCAAGTTGAAGCAAGCGCAGGCGCAGGTGGCTCAGAGCCGGGCTAGCCTGGACCAACTTAACGAACAGCTGAGTTATACCACTCTGACGTCGCCGATGGACGGAGTCATCCTCTCGAGGGACGTTGAACTTGGCGACGCGGTAAGTTCGATCCTGGTCCTTGGCTCGACGGCCACGTTGGTGATGACGATTGGCGATATCAAGCAGGTCTACGTGCAGGGTAAGGTCGATGAGGCTGACATCGCTAACGTGTATCTTGGTCAGCCAGCGCGGATCAAAGTCGAATCCTTTCGCGATAAGACGTTCAATGGCAAGGTCACCAAAATTGCGCCGCTCGGGGTCGAGAAGGACAATGTGACCACGTTCGAAGTGCGGGTTTCAATCGATAATTCGACCGGCGAACTCAAAGCCAACATGACGGCGAATGCCGAGATTCTGGTCGAGGAGCATAAGAACACATTGATTGTTCCCGAGCAGGCGTTGACCTACGACAACAAGAAAAATGCGACCGTCAATGTGCCGGACGCGAGTGCGAAGGACGGACAGCGGAGTGTTCCGGTCAAAGTCGGAGTTGCGAATGGCAGTAACACGGAGATACTATCCGGCCTGAAAGAAGGCGATACCGTAGTTCTGGTGCAACAGTAA
- a CDS encoding DUF4097 family beta strand repeat-containing protein, which translates to MQTTTRVRNAIMTAGICGGLLLAPAIASAAEASFERTLNVSGSPNLQVSTGSGYIHISPGSGSQIHIVGHVKSSNGGGWFGGGGSSDDRVKQVADNPPIEQSGNDVHIGRKNSDWLRNISIDYEITMPRNANVEAGTGSGDLRISEISGGLKAGTGSGSIDVHGIGGAVELNTGSGDIHAELVNPSMTKAQTGSGSIRLYGVVGSLKADTGSGEIEIEGQPTSDWKLQTGSGSVGLAVGNSRFSLDASTGSGTVHSDPPITTHGSLERHHVVGDINGGGPTVRVETGSGDVRIK; encoded by the coding sequence ATGCAAACGACGACTAGAGTGAGAAATGCGATTATGACGGCCGGCATTTGCGGTGGGCTTCTACTGGCGCCCGCGATCGCATCGGCGGCGGAAGCAAGCTTTGAACGCACACTGAACGTCAGTGGGAGTCCCAATCTCCAGGTTTCCACTGGATCAGGCTATATCCATATCTCTCCTGGCTCCGGCAGCCAGATCCACATCGTCGGTCATGTGAAGTCGAGTAATGGTGGCGGCTGGTTTGGCGGGGGCGGCTCCTCCGACGATCGGGTCAAGCAGGTGGCGGACAATCCTCCGATCGAACAGAGCGGCAACGACGTGCACATCGGTAGAAAGAACAGCGATTGGCTGCGGAACATCAGCATCGATTATGAGATTACGATGCCGCGAAATGCCAATGTCGAAGCGGGTACCGGTTCGGGGGATCTGCGTATCAGTGAGATTAGCGGCGGCCTCAAGGCTGGGACTGGTTCGGGCAGCATTGATGTCCACGGGATTGGCGGTGCCGTCGAACTTAACACAGGCTCCGGCGACATTCACGCCGAGCTGGTCAACCCGAGCATGACCAAAGCGCAGACCGGAAGCGGCAGTATTCGGCTGTACGGCGTGGTTGGATCGCTGAAGGCCGACACTGGTTCAGGAGAGATCGAGATTGAAGGCCAGCCAACCTCCGACTGGAAGCTACAGACGGGCTCAGGGAGCGTAGGCTTGGCGGTTGGCAATTCTCGCTTCAGCCTTGACGCCTCAACGGGTTCGGGAACCGTCCACAGCGATCCGCCGATCACCACCCACGGAAGTCTGGAGCGTCACCACGTGGTGGGAGATATCAACGGCGGCGGCCCAACGGTTCGCGTCGAAACCGGATCGGGCGACGTTCGCATTAAGTAG
- a CDS encoding DUF6600 domain-containing protein, which translates to MLKIANINKTSTLRGLAVITAAAPFFLAAALFAQDNSQAALNDPPALVARIGYTQGDVSFMAAGTTEWAAGVNNYPMTSGDRLYCDQNSRAEIGAGSTDIRMGQSTDVTLTNLTDQYEQIGLAAGSIRVRIYGLNPGSTVEVDTPNGSAIITQPGDYRFDAFSGDGGSDAIVNAGAVQITGPEGLNQEVTAGQAVQMTGTDPITIYPVGLPAFDALDQWSINRDHDILNSQSAQYVSRETPGFSDLDANGSWAPTPDYGPVWYPSSVPSGWRPYSLGHWAYVAPWGYTWIDDAAWGYAPFHYGRWASIQGRWGWVPGPPAVVPVYSPALVAFVGGPGISIGIGIGGGGGGVAAWFPLGVGEPFVPWYHASPAYARQVNVTNVNITNIHNTTIVNNYNTYITNTRTVNNINQINTNNIQYAHRAQVTAVPVAAMSSGRPVTQAAVKLTPAMQQQLAAAPVHAAPPAPAPSHPLLVPKQNVAAPAARPTLVTPRGLAKATPAANPARLAPVNLPKPQPATSLPKPVPGAVAGRPATAQPPAAKAAALKSAPGKPAVSPQPKAGTSAAAPEPAAKTPVAKPTSPAETTSARPGQPTEKAPAPVKTQPETPAARTEAPPKAAPAQRPATERPATPETPRPEENSRPQEHPAPAKETRPAAAPATHPAPPAAAHPQAKPTPKPAPKPAPQKKEDEDHPR; encoded by the coding sequence ATGTTGAAGATAGCTAACATAAACAAGACCAGCACGCTCCGGGGTCTCGCCGTAATCACGGCAGCAGCCCCCTTTTTCCTCGCCGCTGCACTGTTCGCTCAAGACAATTCTCAAGCCGCCCTTAACGATCCGCCAGCGCTCGTTGCCCGCATCGGCTACACCCAGGGAGACGTCTCTTTCATGGCTGCAGGGACCACTGAGTGGGCAGCAGGCGTGAACAACTACCCGATGACCAGCGGCGATCGCCTTTATTGCGATCAGAATTCGCGCGCCGAGATCGGCGCCGGTTCGACCGACATCCGTATGGGGCAAAGTACCGATGTGACGCTGACCAACCTCACTGACCAATATGAGCAGATTGGCCTGGCGGCAGGGTCGATCCGCGTCCGGATCTATGGGTTAAACCCGGGCAGCACGGTCGAGGTCGATACGCCGAATGGCTCGGCGATCATCACCCAGCCAGGGGATTACCGCTTCGATGCTTTTTCCGGCGACGGGGGGTCGGATGCGATCGTCAATGCAGGCGCCGTCCAGATCACCGGCCCTGAAGGCCTCAATCAAGAAGTGACGGCAGGCCAGGCAGTTCAGATGACGGGGACCGACCCGATCACCATCTATCCAGTGGGTCTACCCGCCTTCGACGCCCTCGACCAATGGAGCATCAACCGCGACCACGACATTCTGAATTCACAATCGGCACAGTACGTCAGCCGGGAAACACCAGGATTCTCCGATCTGGACGCCAACGGAAGCTGGGCGCCCACCCCGGATTATGGTCCGGTCTGGTATCCCTCCAGCGTGCCCTCTGGTTGGAGGCCTTACAGTCTTGGCCACTGGGCGTATGTCGCCCCCTGGGGATATACCTGGATCGACGATGCCGCCTGGGGTTACGCTCCCTTCCACTATGGGCGCTGGGCAAGCATTCAAGGGCGCTGGGGCTGGGTTCCAGGACCTCCCGCCGTCGTACCCGTTTACTCCCCGGCACTGGTCGCGTTCGTCGGCGGACCCGGCATCTCGATTGGCATCGGCATTGGCGGCGGAGGTGGCGGTGTAGCCGCTTGGTTCCCGCTCGGCGTCGGCGAGCCCTTCGTTCCCTGGTACCATGCCAGCCCGGCCTATGCGCGGCAGGTTAACGTCACCAACGTGAACATCACCAACATCCACAACACTACGATCGTCAACAACTACAACACCTACATCACAAACACCCGGACCGTAAACAACATCAACCAGATCAACACTAACAACATTCAATACGCTCATCGTGCGCAGGTGACGGCGGTGCCCGTTGCCGCCATGTCCTCGGGACGCCCGGTGACTCAAGCCGCGGTAAAGTTGACCCCGGCCATGCAGCAGCAACTCGCCGCCGCGCCTGTGCACGCCGCGCCTCCAGCGCCCGCGCCGAGCCATCCGCTTCTGGTTCCCAAGCAGAATGTCGCTGCCCCGGCTGCGCGTCCAACATTGGTGACACCACGCGGTCTGGCCAAGGCGACACCCGCTGCAAACCCGGCGAGACTCGCTCCGGTCAATCTGCCTAAACCGCAGCCAGCTACCTCTCTGCCGAAACCCGTCCCCGGTGCGGTGGCCGGACGGCCGGCAACCGCGCAACCCCCAGCCGCGAAGGCGGCTGCTCTCAAATCTGCTCCAGGCAAGCCCGCGGTCTCGCCGCAGCCGAAGGCAGGAACGTCAGCAGCAGCACCGGAGCCGGCCGCGAAAACCCCAGTCGCAAAGCCGACATCACCCGCCGAGACGACCAGCGCACGTCCCGGCCAGCCAACAGAGAAAGCGCCCGCGCCGGTGAAAACGCAGCCAGAAACTCCAGCCGCCCGAACCGAAGCTCCACCGAAAGCGGCTCCGGCGCAACGACCGGCGACGGAACGCCCCGCGACTCCAGAAACACCGAGACCAGAGGAGAATTCAAGGCCCCAAGAGCACCCAGCGCCAGCGAAGGAGACTCGTCCGGCCGCTGCCCCGGCAACCCATCCGGCGCCTCCGGCCGCCGCCCATCCGCAGGCAAAACCAACCCCCAAACCAGCGCCGAAGCCGGCTCCTCAAAAGAAGGAAGATGAGGATCACCCGAGATAA
- a CDS encoding NAD(P)-dependent alcohol dehydrogenase — MLTTRAYAVHSATTSAVPFQFTYRDPRAQEVALDIQFCGICHSDIHQARNEWGGSLYPMVPGHEIVGTVRAVGAEVTKFKVGDWAAVGVMVDSCRVCAACKDGEEQYCEGTGTVATYNSRDKQGNLTFGGYADHIVVDQAYALSLPKKLDPAAAAPLLCAGITTYSPLKHWKAGPGTKVGIVGLGGLGHLGLKFAHAFGAHVVQFTTSAAKAEDALRLGADEVVLTKEEGWEAKHKRSFDFILDCVSAKPRREHLSWPVEEGRSDVFRRYSRGSGIHSHLCGNGA, encoded by the coding sequence ATGCTGACAACTCGCGCTTACGCCGTACATTCCGCCACCACCTCTGCTGTCCCTTTTCAGTTCACCTATCGCGACCCGCGCGCCCAGGAAGTGGCGCTCGATATCCAGTTCTGTGGCATCTGTCATTCCGACATTCACCAGGCGCGCAACGAGTGGGGAGGCTCTCTATATCCCATGGTGCCGGGTCATGAAATCGTGGGGACGGTTCGCGCCGTCGGGGCGGAAGTCACGAAGTTCAAGGTTGGAGACTGGGCAGCGGTCGGCGTGATGGTCGATTCCTGCCGGGTGTGTGCCGCGTGCAAAGACGGCGAGGAGCAATACTGCGAAGGCACAGGCACAGTAGCCACCTACAATTCGCGCGATAAACAGGGCAACCTGACCTTTGGCGGCTATGCGGATCACATCGTTGTCGATCAGGCGTATGCATTGTCTCTGCCGAAGAAGCTCGATCCAGCGGCAGCCGCTCCGCTGCTCTGCGCCGGTATAACCACTTATTCGCCATTGAAGCACTGGAAAGCCGGGCCGGGAACGAAGGTTGGGATCGTAGGGCTGGGTGGACTCGGGCATCTGGGACTGAAGTTTGCTCATGCATTTGGGGCACATGTCGTCCAGTTCACTACGTCCGCTGCAAAGGCCGAAGATGCGTTACGACTCGGAGCGGATGAGGTAGTCCTTACAAAGGAAGAGGGCTGGGAGGCAAAGCATAAGCGGAGCTTTGATTTCATTCTCGACTGCGTATCGGCAAAACCACGACGTGAACACTTATCTTGGCCTGTTGAAGAGGGACGCAGTGATGTGTTCCGTCGGTATTCCAGAGGTTCCGGTATCCATTCGCACCTTTGCGGTAATGGGGCGTAG
- a CDS encoding tetratricopeptide repeat protein, with the protein MKKTRLQVLRIAPIAAMAIFLSFPSAFAASKDMIQLQTQVQALQDSLQQMQRANAESMGVLQHLVEQTADSVNKMSSTMESLSQTVKAQSDATSTKVDGVSGQVQTLNDSVDELKARVATLNKAIQDLQSQSQNLSTPQAAPTGAAPGSGMPAPSPSTGPAPQAAAPQAPPVGDLYQSALRDYNSARYDVAGSEFTDLLHYYPQDDLAGNAQFYLGEIAYRQGNYQAAIKAYDSTVEQYSGNPKIPAAQLRKGEALIALNQRDAGVRELRSLIQRYPQTPEAQQARSRLNALGVRINPTPKPSASRQ; encoded by the coding sequence ATGAAGAAGACTCGACTCCAAGTCCTGAGGATCGCCCCGATCGCTGCCATGGCGATCTTTCTCTCATTTCCCTCCGCCTTTGCCGCGTCCAAGGACATGATCCAGCTGCAGACCCAGGTGCAGGCTTTGCAGGATAGTCTGCAGCAGATGCAGCGCGCCAATGCCGAAAGCATGGGAGTTCTGCAGCACCTCGTTGAACAGACCGCCGACAGCGTCAACAAAATGTCCTCGACCATGGAAAGCTTGTCGCAGACCGTGAAGGCGCAAAGCGATGCCACCTCGACCAAGGTCGATGGAGTCTCGGGCCAGGTTCAAACCCTCAATGACTCGGTCGATGAGCTGAAGGCCAGAGTTGCCACTCTCAACAAGGCCATACAGGATCTGCAATCGCAATCGCAGAATCTCTCCACGCCTCAAGCAGCTCCAACCGGCGCTGCGCCAGGGAGCGGAATGCCAGCGCCCAGCCCGTCGACGGGCCCGGCGCCGCAAGCAGCCGCCCCCCAGGCTCCGCCGGTCGGAGATCTGTACCAGAGTGCGCTGCGCGATTACAACTCAGCCCGCTACGACGTCGCTGGATCGGAGTTCACTGACCTGCTCCACTACTATCCCCAGGACGATCTCGCCGGCAATGCCCAGTTTTATCTCGGCGAGATTGCCTACCGCCAGGGCAACTATCAGGCCGCCATCAAAGCCTATGACTCCACCGTCGAGCAGTACTCCGGAAATCCGAAGATCCCGGCAGCCCAGCTTCGCAAAGGAGAGGCCCTTATCGCCCTCAATCAGCGCGACGCGGGCGTTCGCGAGCTCCGCAGCCTCATCCAGCGTTATCCTCAAACCCCGGAAGCCCAGCAGGCGCGCAGCCGCCTGAATGCCCTGGGCGTTCGCATCAACCCCACTCCAAAACCGTCAGCCTCTCGGCAGTAG
- a CDS encoding OmpA family protein, with amino-acid sequence MIPVDFAHEIETMQFLKRVKHLKTYHRQYLASFAILASLLVVSGCKKKAAPPPPPPPPAMTSPAPTASITAAPTVVSPGDAVALTWHTTDATDVSIDGIGKVPSSGTQTVNPTSSTNYHLVARGDGGSADATTRVTVNSGMASSTSDSGNNMTDDASFRQNVQDVFFDYDSYDVTAQTQSVIAKDAAYLSAHPNIKVVIGGYCDERGSTEYNLALGENRASAVKKALIDAHISPDRIRTVSYGKEKQFCSEHDETCWQQNRRGQFSIDR; translated from the coding sequence ATGATTCCGGTTGATTTTGCACACGAGATCGAAACCATGCAGTTCTTAAAGAGGGTAAAACATTTGAAAACCTACCATCGCCAATATCTTGCATCCTTCGCCATTCTGGCCTCATTGCTGGTCGTGAGCGGCTGCAAAAAGAAAGCGGCCCCGCCCCCTCCTCCACCGCCGCCGGCAATGACATCTCCCGCGCCTACAGCCAGCATCACGGCCGCACCGACAGTCGTCAGTCCGGGCGATGCAGTCGCTCTCACCTGGCACACGACAGACGCTACAGATGTTTCGATCGATGGCATTGGCAAAGTGCCCAGTTCGGGAACGCAGACCGTGAATCCGACTTCTTCGACCAATTACCACCTGGTCGCTCGCGGCGACGGCGGCTCGGCTGATGCGACGACCCGGGTCACGGTCAACTCGGGGATGGCTTCCTCGACCAGCGATTCCGGTAACAACATGACTGACGACGCTAGCTTCCGCCAGAACGTCCAGGACGTCTTCTTCGACTACGACAGCTACGACGTGACCGCCCAGACCCAGAGCGTCATTGCTAAAGACGCTGCTTACCTGTCCGCCCACCCCAACATTAAAGTGGTCATCGGAGGTTATTGCGACGAGCGCGGTTCTACCGAATACAATCTGGCTCTGGGTGAAAATCGCGCCAGTGCTGTTAAGAAGGCCCTGATCGATGCTCACATCAGTCCCGACCGCATCCGTACTGTCAGCTATGGCAAGGAAAAGCAATTCTGCAGCGAACACGATGAAACTTGCTGGCAACAGAACCGCCGCGGCCAGTTCTCGATCGATCGCTAG
- the tolB gene encoding Tol-Pal system beta propeller repeat protein TolB: protein MTKNIARISSFPGAVSLSAVSIAVLLLASSVARAQDWVRTGTNLGAQKIRIAAADFAPASQDPQTPALKTTFDATLFNDLNNAGIFDLVSKSIAPPSTPASPQQINLGEWANAPSNAEMVAFGSLAVNGGRVVVSGWLFDAKNAQSPQVLGKQYNEVATQDNARLVAHRFADEIILRLGGGINGIAETHIFYVSSKSGTKEVWEMDYDGQGARQVTHLGSISLSPHISPDNSRIAFTSLGGSGWSIRMYSLVLNRTVAFQSPGGTTQSPAWSADGNKLAYSSSRSGDTQIYISDANGGGARAVTSFRGPNVSPCWNPKTGSQIAWVGGRTGLPQIYTADTDGGNVQRMTDGGYATSPSWSPNGQFLVFAWDRKYGPGAPGGQDIYIMDIASKRWTQLTHDAGRNDFPSWAPDGRHIVFERETNHRAEVWSMLADGSQQQQLTHGSNSSMPNWSWK, encoded by the coding sequence ATGACGAAGAACATCGCCCGGATTTCCAGCTTCCCTGGTGCCGTATCACTGTCGGCAGTTTCGATCGCTGTTTTACTCCTCGCCTCTAGCGTTGCCAGAGCCCAGGATTGGGTGCGCACCGGCACCAATCTCGGCGCGCAAAAGATCCGCATAGCCGCCGCCGATTTCGCCCCGGCTTCGCAAGATCCGCAGACCCCGGCGCTCAAGACGACCTTCGACGCCACCCTCTTCAACGACCTGAACAACGCCGGCATCTTCGACCTGGTTTCGAAGAGCATCGCGCCGCCCTCCACTCCCGCCTCGCCGCAACAGATCAACCTTGGCGAATGGGCCAACGCACCCAGCAACGCAGAGATGGTCGCCTTCGGGTCTCTGGCGGTGAACGGGGGCCGGGTTGTCGTCTCCGGCTGGCTCTTCGACGCCAAGAACGCGCAGAGTCCGCAGGTGCTAGGCAAGCAATATAACGAGGTCGCCACGCAGGACAATGCCCGCCTCGTCGCCCACCGCTTTGCCGACGAGATCATCCTCCGCCTTGGCGGAGGCATCAACGGCATCGCCGAGACCCACATTTTCTACGTGTCTTCGAAAAGTGGCACGAAAGAAGTTTGGGAGATGGACTACGACGGCCAGGGGGCCCGTCAGGTCACTCACCTAGGAAGCATCTCGCTCTCGCCCCACATCTCGCCCGACAATTCCCGCATTGCGTTCACTTCGCTCGGCGGCAGTGGATGGAGCATCCGCATGTACTCGCTGGTGCTGAACCGGACCGTTGCCTTTCAATCACCGGGTGGAACGACCCAGTCTCCGGCGTGGTCCGCCGATGGCAACAAGCTGGCCTATTCATCCAGCCGCTCCGGAGATACGCAGATCTACATCAGTGACGCCAACGGTGGCGGCGCCCGCGCCGTGACGTCCTTTCGAGGGCCCAATGTCTCGCCCTGCTGGAATCCCAAGACCGGCTCCCAGATAGCCTGGGTCGGCGGCCGCACCGGCCTGCCCCAGATCTATACCGCCGACACCGATGGCGGCAATGTCCAGCGGATGACCGACGGCGGTTACGCCACCTCACCCTCCTGGTCGCCCAATGGACAATTCCTCGTTTTCGCCTGGGACCGGAAGTACGGGCCGGGAGCGCCGGGAGGACAAGACATCTACATCATGGATATTGCCAGCAAGCGCTGGACCCAGCTCACCCATGACGCTGGCCGCAACGACTTTCCGTCATGGGCGCCTGACGGACGGCACATCGTTTTCGAGCGCGAGACCAACCATCGCGCCGAGGTCTGGAGCATGCTGGCGGACGGCAGCCAACAGCAACAGCTCACTCACGGCAGCAACAGCTCCATGCCAAACTGGAGTTGGAAATGA
- a CDS encoding energy transducer TonB codes for MPSHIQLDSQDDHIGKFTAGSLALHLTVAAAIAGWSFIHGHLHRESWGSNTTQGAIQATLVSNAPAVPLPQEQPPTPSVLATPTPSPAPAPDAPQPKATQQPEPDAIPIPVKQQPKPAPPKKVAQNEPPPKPQPRQPVDSRASRYPSPVPVPQNRATYGEAAPNMARSLSSNQGPSNPVNIKGGDFGSQFPFYVDIIKRTVARNWYQQEVQPTTPAGARVFLNFSVSRDGVPSNVHVMASSGSPTLDTSCLRAVQRVDTFGPLPSGYNQSSISVEYYCEYSGPNH; via the coding sequence TTGCCGTCACATATCCAACTCGACTCTCAAGACGACCACATCGGCAAGTTCACCGCGGGATCTCTGGCGCTCCACCTGACCGTGGCGGCGGCGATTGCGGGCTGGAGTTTCATCCATGGGCATCTGCACCGGGAAAGTTGGGGCTCGAATACCACTCAGGGAGCCATCCAGGCGACTTTAGTCAGCAATGCGCCAGCCGTCCCACTCCCGCAGGAACAGCCTCCCACCCCGAGCGTGCTGGCGACGCCGACACCGAGCCCCGCTCCGGCGCCGGATGCGCCGCAACCGAAAGCCACTCAGCAGCCTGAGCCAGACGCCATACCGATCCCGGTGAAACAGCAGCCGAAGCCGGCGCCTCCCAAAAAAGTAGCTCAGAATGAGCCTCCTCCAAAGCCGCAGCCGCGTCAGCCGGTCGATTCCCGGGCCAGTCGCTATCCGAGCCCAGTGCCCGTCCCACAGAACCGTGCAACCTACGGGGAGGCAGCCCCCAACATGGCCCGCAGCCTCAGTTCGAACCAGGGCCCGAGCAACCCGGTGAACATCAAAGGCGGCGACTTCGGCTCGCAGTTCCCTTTTTACGTGGACATCATCAAGCGTACGGTCGCCCGCAACTGGTACCAGCAGGAAGTCCAGCCCACGACCCCCGCAGGCGCGCGTGTCTTTCTCAACTTCAGCGTTTCGCGAGATGGCGTGCCCAGCAACGTTCATGTGATGGCCTCAAGCGGCAGCCCGACACTTGACACCTCCTGTCTACGCGCCGTTCAGCGCGTGGACACCTTCGGTCCACTGCCGAGCGGGTACAACCAGAGCAGTATCAGCGTTGAATACTACTGTGAATATTCGGGACCGAATCACTAG
- a CDS encoding DUF1684 domain-containing protein — MDDCSQHLGVFRLKNGKVTISPPVGGFPGSVHIDGQRASEQTLRPYYASEEPSTIRDGSVTIYILSDGDKLGLSIWDTKAPTRLQFRGLQYFPASSKYLIHARWIPYNPPRVETHTSILGLPSESTVPGAAEFVLEGETFRVEPLDMDESLLQFALADRTNGSTTYGGGRYLTTAYPDHGLRNPGEIVLNMNRLYNPPCAFTHYVNCTLAPAQNRLSIKLEVGEKKY; from the coding sequence ATGGATGACTGTTCACAACATCTGGGTGTCTTCCGTCTCAAGAATGGGAAAGTTACCATCTCGCCCCCGGTGGGAGGATTCCCCGGCAGCGTACACATTGACGGTCAACGAGCGAGCGAGCAGACCCTGCGTCCTTACTATGCATCAGAAGAGCCGTCGACAATCAGGGATGGCTCCGTAACGATCTACATCTTGTCGGATGGTGACAAGCTTGGCCTTAGCATCTGGGATACAAAGGCTCCCACCAGGCTACAATTTCGTGGCTTGCAGTATTTTCCGGCAAGCTCCAAGTATTTGATCCACGCTCGCTGGATCCCCTACAATCCGCCTCGGGTGGAAACACACACCTCAATCTTAGGGCTTCCCTCTGAAAGCACGGTGCCTGGAGCGGCGGAGTTCGTCCTCGAAGGCGAGACATTCCGGGTGGAGCCACTTGACATGGACGAAAGTCTGCTGCAGTTCGCCCTGGCCGATCGTACCAACGGGTCTACAACGTATGGCGGCGGTCGCTATCTCACCACCGCTTATCCCGATCACGGCCTGCGAAATCCAGGGGAGATAGTGCTGAACATGAACAGGTTGTACAATCCTCCGTGCGCCTTCACGCACTACGTCAACTGCACACTGGCACCAGCTCAAAACCGGCTCTCGATCAAGTTAGAGGTCGGCGAGAAGAAATACTAG
- a CDS encoding TetR/AcrR family transcriptional regulator — translation MKNPISTGKRKTFRHGDLRNALIAAGLEMAQIGGPNAVILREATRQAGVSPNAAYRHFTNQAELLEAVRSACLSRLAGAIEAEMKKCRPGRDPQGFARKSLRAVGMGYLGFAMKEPGMFRTAFSVPPPVHEQNPANTASMGLNPFQLLSLSLDRMQDSGLLSKQSRQDAEYLAWSTVHGLALLVLEGPLYKMPREMVLALGERLVVMVERGLS, via the coding sequence ATGAAAAACCCAATTTCGACCGGCAAACGCAAGACTTTTCGGCATGGCGATCTGCGTAACGCCCTCATAGCGGCCGGCCTGGAGATGGCCCAGATTGGAGGGCCCAATGCGGTCATTCTGCGAGAGGCAACCCGGCAGGCGGGGGTTTCGCCCAATGCGGCATATCGGCACTTCACCAATCAGGCTGAACTGCTGGAGGCGGTACGGTCGGCCTGTCTGTCCCGGCTTGCCGGGGCAATCGAAGCTGAGATGAAAAAGTGCCGTCCAGGACGCGATCCGCAAGGGTTTGCGCGAAAGAGTCTGCGTGCGGTGGGTATGGGGTATCTGGGATTCGCGATGAAAGAGCCGGGGATGTTTCGAACGGCATTCTCGGTCCCCCCTCCTGTGCATGAACAAAACCCGGCGAACACGGCCTCCATGGGGCTGAATCCGTTTCAACTGCTCTCACTATCTCTGGACCGCATGCAGGATAGCGGTCTTCTCAGCAAGCAGAGTCGCCAGGACGCGGAATACCTCGCATGGTCGACAGTTCACGGCCTGGCACTTCTGGTGCTCGAAGGACCGCTCTACAAGATGCCGCGAGAGATGGTGCTGGCGCTGGGCGAGCGCCTAGTCGTGATGGTGGAACGAGGGCTCAGTTAG